The sequence CGAAGGAGGTTGCACCCGGAATAGTGTAACTTCCAGCCGGATAGACCATTATAAGTGGGGTCTCAGAATCAAAGCGTAAATCTAATTGACCGGGTTTTAATTGGCAAATATCCGTTCCGAGATCGTGATGGAGTTGTTCTATATCGAGTTCGTCAAAATTCAACTCGCCTGTTGCCACGATATTGACTATCTCCATCCTACGTCGTTCACCACGTTTCTAAGAAGTCATTTAGGACAGAGACATCTTGTTCGTTAAGATCATACACATCCTGCAAGACCGCTTCATCCAACTCTGACTGCAAGTTTTCGGCTTCCTCCTCAAGTCTTCCAATACGCTCTTCATCGGATTCATATTCGGTCATCAGAGCCAGAACATCTTCTTTTGTAGGCACTGCCATATTCATAACCTCGGGACGACCGAGACGCTTGTCCTGCGCTTTGAGGAGCTTGAATACGAAGTCTCGAACCTGTTCGTCTCCGAAGTTTATCGTGTGCCCACGCTTCATCACGACCTGATAGATTCTCTCAGAGTTCACCTCCATCTTATCGTTAGTCCGAATTGGATCTTGACGGTAGTCGTCATCCGAGAGGTCAACAGATTTAGCGAGGTTAAGGATAGTCCACTCTCGCTCGTAGGATGGTAGATAGTTGAAAATGTCTTCTATCTTCACCTGCAGTTCTGTTATCGCCTCTATGGTGTTCCGAATGTCCTTCGCAAGCGTTGAAATCCGCTCCTCATCTTTCGGAAGAACAACGGGGAGCGGTTCCAAGAACGTCTTCCCATACGAGTAGAACTTGCTGTTGAAAATAAAGCTGATATGCTTATGATAGAATTCGGTAACACGCGAGTTCAGAAGTCCTCCGAAATACAGCGTATCGGAAGCTGCTGGTGCATACTCATCACGTAGACGAAGACCGTACCCACCCGCTGTGCCGCCCCCGACGAAATAATAGGTCCCATCGGTATCTGGGACGAACGACGGTTCTTGACGGAGGACACCGAGCATGATTTTGTCGGATTCGAATTTCTCAATATTCTGTTTCCGACCGAAGGCCCACCATTGCTCTACATTTCGCCAACTACCTCCGTCTCGCTCTTTGAGCCTATCTTCGTGGTCTGAGAAGAACTTCCATGCCAGAGGGAATTCATCCCGAAGGGTCTCCTTTGGTAGCAATTCAGCTTCTTCGCCATGAATTTCGTAGGGGAATACCACCCAGAGATTCTGCCAATCAAACTTCCATCGATGAATCTCATCACCTTTCAGCACTCGTCGAAGAATCCCTTTCTCGATTTTTCTGAATTCATCTGATCCGCCGGGTTTGAACTCTACAATACCCTCCTCCTCGGCTTCCCGGACTGTCCCGATGTAGACGCTGTCAGCGCTTGTTTGCATTCCGACAAAGATGTCCTTCGACACATCATTCAGACGCAAATCTGCCGCTCGTTCTATTTTATCGAAGACTTCCCTTTCGTCCGCCGGCATCGGCTTCCAGATCGCCGGAGTACCTTCGTTGTCTTTGGCTAACTGGGATTGTGAGTATTCAAATAACTCATAGTCTTCTGCATTTTCAGGTGTTCTCCACCTATCTAGATGCCGGATATCTTCCAAGACATCGTCGTTCTTGTCGGAAAACCGGGCACACCGAACAGAGTTGTCTTCTACCGTTCCCTCCCGGTCAATGGTGAAGATACACGGATAGGGAGTTGGAACATCGAAGATATCTGCTTCCTTGAAATCAATTAGGTTGGTGATCGGCTCTTCAACCAGCTGGTCTCGAATTTCCTTGGCGTAATCTGCCATTACCAACCGATCGGGACAGATGTACGCCAGCTTCCCGTCATCGGTTAGCCAATCAACCCCTCGCTCAATGAACGGAACATAAATGTCGAAATTTTTGATGGCGCTCGCATAGTGGGTAGAATAGGTTTCCTTCATACCGCTAAGGTTTTGGATCCGGACGTATGGCGGGTTTGCTACCACTACGTCAAACTCCACATCGTCCTTAATTCGGTCTACGGCGTTTCGGTCTTCAATGAAGGCTTTCGCACGACCGTTGTAGTCCGCGAATTGTTCAAGACCCGACTGCATCGTATTCGCATCGGAACTCCCCGACTTCTGCTCTCGGAGGGTCGGTGTGAGCGTGTCCGCAACGTGAACCTCAAACCCATCCATCGTGTAGTACGGGTCTTTCTCGGTGACTTTGTCGTAGAGGTCGATAGTCCGGAACAGCAGATTGATTTGCGTAATGTGTGCCGCGAAGGGATTGATGTCAATACCATAGACGTTCTCTTCTATTCGTTCGAGAATAGTGCGAGCTTCATCGGCATCCAATCCATGGACGCTAGTCTTGTTGAACTTCCGAAGAAAATGCTGGATAAGGCGCTCGGTGACTTCCGTGAGGAAAGTTCCACTCCCGCAGGCCGGGTCAAGAACCTTCTTCCGTCCGATTCCTTCATTTGGACGGTAGTCTATCGAATCGAGCATGAACTGTACGACTTCGAGCGGGGTGTAGTACTCCCCCAGTTCCTTGCGTTCCTGCTTTGGAAGGTAGTCCTCGTAGACGTGACCGAGAATATCCCGATTGACGTACTCGAAGTTGAAACGGTTGAGTCGCTTGAGGACTTGCCTCAGCGAGTAGTTAAGATCGTCCTCGAGATCACGCTGTTTTCGCCTCTCAGTTTTCGAGAACTGCCCACGCTTGTCCTTGGCGACCCACCACCAGTCGAAGATACCGAGTTCGTAGAGGTCGGGATAGTGGTCGTCAATGCGGTCGTAGGTATCCACGAGTGCGTCGAGATACGGGCGAGCTTTGTCACGTTCCAGTTCATCTGCCATCCCCCGAGAGGAGAGCCGAGTATGGTCTACGATTTCCTTGTCTTCGGCAATTCGGGCAAACAGCGATCGATTCAGGATGATGTATGCGGTTTCTCGACAGAACACCTCTTTCGCATTGTCGCTCCGTCCGGTGTACTCTCGCCACTCTTTCCAATCGGGGAACGTGGATTCTAAGAATTCCTTCGGATATGAGTCATCCTCGCGGTTCCGGTAATCCTCGAAGAATTCTTTGAGAACGCTGGTAAGTTCGTCAAGCGAGTCCTTGATAGCATCCAAGAATAGTTCGTACCCTTCGTCATCTGTGCCCGGTTGGTACTGAACGGGCACCTCTTGGTGCGTCTCACGGAAGTACTCGGCGTCATCGAAGTCCACGTACCGACTGCGATGGAGGTGTTCGAGTTGGTTGAGGGCGTTTTGCTGTCCCGTAGATAGGTTCTCGAAGTCAGCCGTTGCTACTGTATCTACGTCGAACCCGCCGATACTGCTAATCGTGCTGTCTTCGGAGATGTACTCGTAGAGTCGGAGGTCGTGTCCGTTTGTGAGAATTCCGTATTTCGCGCTTCCGACGCCGTTCATGTACGTCTCTAACTGTTCTACGTCATCGAGGTCGAGGTTGTGGGAGGGGCGTTTCGTCTCGCAAACGATGACAGGGAATGGCGGTTCGCTGTCGTCGTAGAACAGCAGGTCTTTTCGGTCGTCCTCGAAGTTGATGTGTCCCTCGCCTTCTGTCCGAGACCAATCCAGCGCGTCGGTAAACAGGTGATCTACCAGCGAATATCGGAAGTCGAATTCGCTTCCCTCTTGACGAATCTCGTCGTGGATCGCTGTAATTGCTTGATGAAGGTCACGGAGGGACGCATCGGACATGGATACGGATTCTGTTCAGCATGATATAAAGATTCATCCACCGGAAGGAGTCATCGAAGCCGTATACCCCGTACTTGTATCGTGTTTTTGTCCCGGCAGTTTTGAAACGAGTTACTCACCGTAGGCATCGACAAATCACAACAGAGTCCATTCTACCACGTTACTTGTGTGCTCAGTAGATGGAGCAGCTCAACCATGATAACAGACGTAGAGATGAATAGGATTGTTTGAGAAGTAGAGGAGGTAATCACAGTCGCTATCGAAGCGGCAGAGGTGGCAATACATGAGATAATCGTAGCTAACTTGCATACGCGAGTCAAGCGTTGGTTAGTGTCGCCACTCCCCGAGGAGTCGTTGGCTGGCATATTTTGATTGGCAGCGCTTCCTGCTGCTTGGGCCGTTAGCGCCTTCCATACGGCATTTCTCAGGATAGTGTGATAAACGAAATCCCACGGAGGGTGGTTAGCACTAACGAACGGTTAGGTGAGATAAGAATGATCGTTTTACCCCGGTCAGGAGATGGATTTCGAGAGGTATAATAAAGATATGGGCAAACGATATCTCATCGCCCCTCTTTTCGACATAATAAGTTCAATTCAACCGCGACACTCGCCTCTATTCAGGATACTTCCGAACGAAGTTAGGTGGCTGGGGAGTTCTCAGCCCCTAATGCGCCACGGCAAGAAACCGTGAGCGCTGTGGATGGGCCAACACGGATTTGAACCGTGGACCTCCCGGTTATCAGCCGAGCGCTCAACCTGACTGAGCTATTGGCCCAGGTGAGCGCATCAAATGCTTGCGTGGTCGGTTGTTTAAGCGTTTCCGTTCGGCCCGTTACTCATCATCGACGCGATAGGACCCGCCGTCGACGTCGTACACGTCGTCGTCAGTGTCCTCGTTGGGGAATCCGCCGGTGTAGACGCGGCCGGTGACGAAGCCATCGCTTTTGGCGTCGATGTATGGGCCGACGACGAACCGACTGAGCACGGCCCGGATCGGTGCCCGCGTCAGCGGGATGCCGAGGAGGAACCCGATGGCGTCGGTGACGAGCCCCGGTGTGAGCAGGAAGGCGCCGGCCGCGATGAGCAGGCCGCCGTCCATGAGCTCCTTCGTCGGCACCTCGCCGGTCGCGAGACGCCGCTGGAGGCTCTGGATCGTGTGTCGCCCCTCGGCGCGCACCAGCAACATGCCGATGAGTCCGGTGAGGACGACGAGCGCGACGGTGACC comes from Haloplanus sp. XH21 and encodes:
- a CDS encoding FxsA family protein, which translates into the protein MRLRWVFALLLLIPLADALLLVFVADAVGAPVTVALVVLTGLIGMLLVRAEGRHTIQSLQRRLATGEVPTKELMDGGLLIAAGAFLLTPGLVTDAIGFLLGIPLTRAPIRAVLSRFVVGPYIDAKSDGFVTGRVYTGGFPNEDTDDDVYDVDGGSYRVDDE
- a CDS encoding Eco57I restriction-modification methylase domain-containing protein, yielding MSDASLRDLHQAITAIHDEIRQEGSEFDFRYSLVDHLFTDALDWSRTEGEGHINFEDDRKDLLFYDDSEPPFPVIVCETKRPSHNLDLDDVEQLETYMNGVGSAKYGILTNGHDLRLYEYISEDSTISSIGGFDVDTVATADFENLSTGQQNALNQLEHLHRSRYVDFDDAEYFRETHQEVPVQYQPGTDDEGYELFLDAIKDSLDELTSVLKEFFEDYRNREDDSYPKEFLESTFPDWKEWREYTGRSDNAKEVFCRETAYIILNRSLFARIAEDKEIVDHTRLSSRGMADELERDKARPYLDALVDTYDRIDDHYPDLYELGIFDWWWVAKDKRGQFSKTERRKQRDLEDDLNYSLRQVLKRLNRFNFEYVNRDILGHVYEDYLPKQERKELGEYYTPLEVVQFMLDSIDYRPNEGIGRKKVLDPACGSGTFLTEVTERLIQHFLRKFNKTSVHGLDADEARTILERIEENVYGIDINPFAAHITQINLLFRTIDLYDKVTEKDPYYTMDGFEVHVADTLTPTLREQKSGSSDANTMQSGLEQFADYNGRAKAFIEDRNAVDRIKDDVEFDVVVANPPYVRIQNLSGMKETYSTHYASAIKNFDIYVPFIERGVDWLTDDGKLAYICPDRLVMADYAKEIRDQLVEEPITNLIDFKEADIFDVPTPYPCIFTIDREGTVEDNSVRCARFSDKNDDVLEDIRHLDRWRTPENAEDYELFEYSQSQLAKDNEGTPAIWKPMPADEREVFDKIERAADLRLNDVSKDIFVGMQTSADSVYIGTVREAEEEGIVEFKPGGSDEFRKIEKGILRRVLKGDEIHRWKFDWQNLWVVFPYEIHGEEAELLPKETLRDEFPLAWKFFSDHEDRLKERDGGSWRNVEQWWAFGRKQNIEKFESDKIMLGVLRQEPSFVPDTDGTYYFVGGGTAGGYGLRLRDEYAPAASDTLYFGGLLNSRVTEFYHKHISFIFNSKFYSYGKTFLEPLPVVLPKDEERISTLAKDIRNTIEAITELQVKIEDIFNYLPSYEREWTILNLAKSVDLSDDDYRQDPIRTNDKMEVNSERIYQVVMKRGHTINFGDEQVRDFVFKLLKAQDKRLGRPEVMNMAVPTKEDVLALMTEYESDEERIGRLEEEAENLQSELDEAVLQDVYDLNEQDVSVLNDFLETW